The Heyndrickxia vini genome contains a region encoding:
- the acpS gene encoding holo-ACP synthase has protein sequence MIQGIGIDIIEIDRIHQLRNRQQRFPEKILTENELKLYLKLKESRKSEYLAGRFAAKEAFSKAMGTGIGKELSLQDMEIMVDNNGKPYFRKPHEKGVHLSITHSKQFAAAQVVIETI, from the coding sequence ATGATTCAAGGGATAGGGATAGATATTATTGAAATTGACAGAATACATCAATTAAGAAACCGCCAACAGCGTTTTCCAGAAAAAATTTTAACAGAAAATGAATTGAAACTATATTTAAAACTAAAAGAATCAAGAAAGTCTGAATACTTAGCAGGAAGATTTGCAGCTAAAGAAGCATTTTCAAAAGCGATGGGAACGGGCATTGGGAAAGAACTTTCTTTGCAAGATATGGAGATTATGGTAGATAACAATGGAAAGCCTTACTTTCGGAAGCCACATGAAAAGGGAGTTCATCTTTCCATCACACACAGTAAGCAATTTGCGGCCGCTCAAGTTGTCATCGAGACAATTTAA
- a CDS encoding rhomboid family intramembrane serine protease gives MFIRNEGFFQYIKSYPIISMIILLQVLLFIMNFIPFVPHKYIFQCLSGVNLYIADGQYWRLITPIFVHASFTHLLFNSFSLLIFGPFLERLVGKMMFCALYLICGVLGNIATFFLLPLTYSHVGASGAIFGLFGIYLAMFVLKKHVLTMSIKQVIIPIVVIALIMTFLEPNVNIISHIFGILSGYLIGIIYFTTRKKGIY, from the coding sequence ATGTTTATTCGTAACGAAGGTTTCTTTCAATATATAAAAAGTTACCCAATCATAAGCATGATTATTTTATTACAGGTATTGTTGTTCATAATGAATTTTATCCCATTTGTCCCCCACAAATACATTTTTCAATGCTTATCTGGAGTAAATCTATATATTGCAGATGGACAATATTGGCGACTCATTACCCCCATTTTCGTACATGCAAGTTTTACACATTTACTATTTAATTCATTTTCCCTCCTCATTTTTGGACCATTTTTAGAAAGATTAGTAGGAAAAATGATGTTCTGCGCATTATATCTTATTTGTGGAGTACTTGGGAATATCGCTACATTTTTTTTACTACCACTTACTTATAGCCATGTAGGTGCCAGTGGAGCAATTTTTGGTTTATTTGGCATCTATTTAGCGATGTTCGTTTTAAAAAAACATGTGTTGACCATGTCTATTAAACAAGTAATAATACCCATTGTTGTCATTGCCCTCATTATGACTTTCCTTGAACCAAATGTGAATATTATCTCGCATATTTTTGGAATATTGTCCGGCTATTTGATTGGAATAATATATTTTACTACCAGAAAAAAGGGCATCTATTAA
- a CDS encoding PH domain-containing protein codes for MSNYKRLHPITAISNFLKELKQLIAPIIIFFFIGRGDHKESIWEYSSMFFMVLMILIVLITGIVKWRRFTYRLEEGELRIEYGLLVKKKRYIPFERIQSLDLSEGILHRPFGLVKVKIETAGSNMTEAEAELTAIKKSEADEIQRIISEAKKSSPKIETNDAPIDFEQSDTIIYQISKKEMFIMASTSGGAGVIVSALLAFFSQFNEMIPYEKIFKELSHLVESGVFLIIFLIVLLLLAAWIGSILVTLIKYNGFTTKQNDGNLIITRGLLERRQTTIPLHRIQAVRITENPLRQLWGYASVYIESAGGSVADKESMNVVLIPIVKKSKIPSILDGTLTGYNFNTSFHKAPGRAKNRYMIREILKVFPVSAGLAIAFWPFGLISIILLGFFAVYGHLRFRSAGWSIEQEQLSLRFRGLLKHTIFMKKNRIQSMMVKQSWFQRKLQLASIFSTVKSSGSGKTSKVFHLDLLDVEKIYQWYRQ; via the coding sequence ATGTCTAACTATAAAAGATTACATCCAATTACCGCAATTTCAAACTTCCTTAAAGAATTGAAACAATTGATTGCCCCAATTATCATCTTCTTTTTCATCGGTAGGGGAGATCATAAAGAATCTATTTGGGAATACTCATCTATGTTCTTTATGGTGTTGATGATCTTGATTGTATTAATTACAGGGATTGTTAAATGGCGTCGATTTACCTATCGTTTGGAAGAGGGAGAACTGCGAATAGAATATGGTCTACTCGTAAAGAAAAAACGCTATATACCTTTCGAAAGAATTCAAAGTTTGGATCTGTCCGAAGGAATTCTGCATCGTCCATTTGGTTTGGTTAAAGTGAAAATTGAAACAGCTGGCAGCAATATGACGGAGGCGGAGGCCGAATTAACAGCTATTAAAAAAAGTGAAGCGGATGAAATTCAACGGATTATATCGGAGGCGAAAAAGTCATCGCCAAAGATTGAAACAAATGATGCCCCGATTGACTTTGAACAGTCAGATACAATTATTTATCAAATTTCTAAAAAAGAAATGTTTATTATGGCATCTACTTCCGGTGGCGCGGGTGTGATTGTTTCTGCCTTGTTAGCCTTTTTCTCACAATTTAATGAAATGATACCTTATGAAAAGATATTTAAAGAGCTAAGTCATCTCGTTGAAAGTGGCGTATTTCTTATAATATTTTTAATAGTGCTGCTTTTACTAGCTGCATGGATTGGATCAATTCTTGTTACGTTGATTAAATATAATGGATTCACAACGAAACAAAATGACGGCAATTTAATTATTACTAGAGGGTTATTAGAAAGACGTCAAACAACCATTCCTCTCCATCGAATTCAAGCGGTACGGATTACAGAAAACCCGTTAAGACAATTATGGGGCTATGCATCAGTCTATATTGAGAGTGCTGGTGGTTCGGTGGCAGATAAAGAAAGTATGAATGTTGTACTTATTCCGATAGTAAAAAAGAGTAAGATTCCAAGTATTTTAGATGGAACTTTAACAGGCTATAATTTTAATACTTCTTTCCACAAAGCTCCGGGACGAGCGAAAAATCGATATATGATTCGCGAAATACTTAAAGTTTTCCCTGTGTCGGCAGGTTTAGCCATCGCTTTCTGGCCCTTTGGATTAATTAGTATAATATTACTTGGTTTCTTCGCAGTCTACGGCCATTTGCGATTTCGCTCAGCAGGATGGAGCATTGAACAGGAGCAGCTATCTCTTCGGTTTAGAGGATTATTAAAACATACCATATTTATGAAGAAAAATCGTATCCAAAGTATGATGGTGAAACAAAGCTGGTTTCAAAGGAAATTGCAGTTAGCGTCCATCTTTTCCACGGTTAAGTCATCTGGATCTGGAAAAACTTCAAAGGTCTTTCACTTAGATTTATTAGATGTGGAAAAGATTTATCAGTGGTATCGTCAATAA
- a CDS encoding PH domain-containing protein translates to MEIREPQKRISKLALKVWKITGILHSILVWMACAAAMFLVSLFNWSTWFTSIALIIALFYSVLFIFIIPKLRWKRWKYEVREQEIELQHGVFIIKRTLVPMIRVQHVDTVQGPLLRNYDLATITISTAATVHHIPAIDMIEADRLRHSISALARVDEDDV, encoded by the coding sequence ATGGAAATAAGAGAACCTCAGAAAAGGATATCTAAACTTGCTTTAAAGGTATGGAAAATTACCGGCATATTGCATTCAATTCTTGTTTGGATGGCCTGTGCGGCGGCAATGTTTCTTGTATCTTTATTTAATTGGAGTACCTGGTTTACTAGTATTGCCCTTATTATCGCTTTATTTTATTCTGTTCTTTTTATATTTATCATTCCGAAACTAAGGTGGAAAAGATGGAAATATGAAGTTAGGGAACAAGAAATAGAATTGCAGCATGGCGTATTTATAATTAAACGGACACTCGTTCCGATGATTCGTGTCCAACATGTTGATACTGTTCAAGGGCCGCTTTTGAGAAACTACGATCTTGCCACAATAACGATTTCCACAGCTGCGACTGTTCATCATATCCCGGCTATTGATATGATTGAGGCTGATCGTTTGCGCCATTCAATTTCTGCGTTGGCAAGGGTGGACGAAGATGATGTCTAA